The genomic window CTATGCCACTTTTTACATGAGGCTTTTGATATTAGTTCTGCAGATATTAGCTAGCATGGTAACGTTATCTAGAAGTTATTTTATTACACACCATTGACGTCTTTAGATAGTCCACATGCATCCATGGCTATAAATATACGTATGTAAAAGCGCagaataatttgaaaacaaaatgatTTGACTGCTCCCCAACGAGCGAAGTAACATCGATCTACTTCCCCAAAACTTCCGGTACCAAGACTGGACTCAATTTTCGTTCCGCCTGTACCTTTTCCAAAATATTAGTCATAGAAAAGAATAAGCTCTCCAAGCTGCCGGCCTACATTACTACTAACATGGCTCTGTTAGATTTTAGTTGATTTCCTTTTGAAAAATATTGTAGCCTACCGCAAGACAAAAAAAAGCAACGTTACTTTTATTACCTTTATTGCCTAATGAATACTCCTTTAAAGATATAGAAGTTTTGCCTCTGGGGGTGCTGATGAGCCAACATGTGTCCCTTAGAAAAGGAATTACTGTATCGTCTATTGACCCGAGATAGCAGATTGATTCATATTATGTATATCAGCCATAAAGACAACACTCGAGCCTACATTTGAGAATAAATATTTTCCCTCATTGTTGAACATAAGAGTAGAGGCCTGGCACTCGCCTCTCATCAACCAGCCTGTGTACCGGTAGCAACTGTCCTCTTCATTCTGCAAAGGAAGGTGTGCAATACTTCTCTCTTTTTTAATGTCAACACAAGGTGAGTAATCTAAATAAAAGAATATACCCTTTGATGTATGATTCCTGGCAGCAAAAAGCACATCTCAAATATACAATCAAGTTCCAAGCTGTGACAGAATTAACAATTCACAGTATGAGGCTCAACTCTTGTTGTTACAGGCCTCTAATACAAATGGCCTGTCTTACTTTACATTCCAAAAAACAACATGAATAGCAATGACACACCAATATCCTCAACAAACAGCCTCAACTGCTGCATGAGTTCGCTCGTGTGTACGCAGAAGATGCAATCTGTTGTAAGCCTTCCCACATTCAGTACACACGTatggcttctctcccgtgtggcTGAGCATGTGTCTCTTCAGTGGAGTGGTGCTGTTATAGCGATTTCCACACACGCTGCAGGAgtagggcttctctcctgtgtgtatgcgctTATGTACTGTAAGATAGCAGGACTgggtaaaactcttcccacactgctCACATTTGAATGGTCGTTCTCCAGTGTGGTAACGCTGATGTTTCACCACTTCGGAGTAAGTTAAGAAACTTTTACCGCACTGAGAGCACATATGTGGCCTCTCCCCTGTATGCATGCGATTATGCCTGGTCAGATCAGTCGACTTGgaaaatctcttcccacactGTGAGCAGGGGAAAGGACGCTCCCCTGTATGAGTCTGTAAGTGTTTCTTTAAAAACCGATTGGCCTTGAAAGTCTTTCCACACTCGAGACAAGGGAAGGGTCTCTCCTCTGAGTGACACTGAAGGTGTTTTGACAATTCACCAGAGGACAGAAATCTTTTTCCACAGTCAGGGCAAAGAAagggtctctctcctgtgtgaattctcTCATGTCTAGTCAAGATCTGTAGTTGTGTGAATCTCTTTGGACAATGAGAGCACTGGTAAGGCCGCTCACCTGTATGAGTTCTCTGGTGTTTGATCAAGTTCGATAGCCTTGAGAAATTTTTAGGACAATGGGAACACAGAAATGAACCCTCTTCCTTATGAGCATTCAAATAGTGTTGCCTAAGACAAACTAGCTGCGTGAAGTTAATTTTGCATATTGAACACTGGAATGGTCGCGCGCCATTGTGCATTTGCATGTGTTTTGTGAGGGCATCAGAGTTTTGACATTTCTTCAAACACTGGTTGCACTGCAGCGGGTCACCACCGGAGTGAATCAGCTGGTGTCGCTTCATTTGGGATATCTGACTGAAAGACATGTCACATTCTGGACATTTGTGTTCACCCTCTTCGCTGGGACACTGCTCACTCTCAAGGCCTGCTGGGAGGTTTAACTTGATCGCAAAGTCATCAGAGACTGGCGACTCTGCTAAATGAGCCACACTGCAGTGTGTCTTTAGATCTTCCTCCCGATCGAAGCCCTCTCCACACGCGCAGCACTGGAACGGCCTTGACCCTAGGCCCTTTCGCTGGTGTCTTTTCAAGTCGAAGGAGTACTGGAAAGTCTTCCCACATTGGATGCACCTGTAAGGCCGCTCCCCAGTGTGGGATCTCTGGTGTCTCCTCATATCTGTCGCTCGAGAGAAGGTCTTTCCACACACAGAGCATGTTTTGGAGTGTGATGTATGCCTGCCAGACTTCCCCAGTGTGTGGGGAATGTCTGAGAGACATGGGTTCAGAGGGGTGCTGCTGGAAGACCCTGGAGGGGTTTCTGTTTCATTTTCTCCAGCAGCAAGCATCCTTCTGTACTCCTCTGGGTGAAGCGCTTTAAGGTGTTGCCGGAGGTTCACCTCGTCGGCATGGTTAAAAGAGCACTGAGAGCAGGCGAAGACCAGAGAGGGAGCCTCCACCGTCCCACCTGCAGGGGAACAGAGAAAGGAGAATACTGTATATTTAGAAAGTTATCAAAAATTATAATCCAACTTATTCTAAACCAGGCATCTGGATCATATTCAACATTGCCAAATCTATTCAATTAAAATGATGAAACATTCAGAGAATTCTAACGATATCCAAGTGTACTTATAGTACCATAGAAACCTTGTGTTGATATAACATTGCAAACCTTTATTTCCATTCATTGTGGAGCTGTCAGAAGTGGCGCTGAGGTCTTCAGAGTCTTCCCTAAAGATAGCGATAAAGCACAATTGATGTCCAATGACACTGCacttgattgattttatttgacaGTTTAACAAAGCCATAGAAAGTACAAACATTTTTAAAACGTGACAGGGATAACACAATGAAGTCAATGACACATTTCCATTGTGATCCTTTTAAAGTAAATGGTGAAATTGCTTTAAAACCCTAAGtcccctcccacccctccttCTTACCTTGGGTCTGGAGACCGGTATAAAGGGACACCCCAGGTCCCATTAGCCTCCTCCAATGCCTTGAGCTGCCCTCCATTGGGACCTCTTGATCCCACTGTCTTCATCTGGAGTCTTGTGTTTCTTCTCAATGGTTGAGAGGGGGAGGACATTTGGAGAGGCAGGACACTGACGTCCAGTCTCTGGAACCCTAATGTGGGTTTTTGGTGCAGACAGGATGGGACCAGTTCTGGCTGGTTCATTACTTGTTGTGGCGTACATTGGGAACTTCCTTGATCCGTGACAGTTTGGGGGACATAACCAGCTTCATTTCTCTCCTGCTCGTCCTTCTCAAGCCCCTCCTCTGTGAAATCATTTTCTTCATGTGGGTTCTCATTGTGGTTGGACGGTCTGTCAATTGTATTCTCTGCACATATAGGCCCAACTAACTCCGGATGTTCAACATGCTCCACCTCCTCATAAATAATTTCCACCTCTCTATTCATTGACTCcagatccacacacacatcccccaccTCTGCGCAGAAAACGGCTTCCTCTATGTTCATGGCACTGGTTTTCTCTGAAACAAGCGCAGCGTCTCCGTTAGGATGCCCCACTTCCTCACAAataacctccacttctccctcttGACGTTCTTCCTCGCTTGCATTGGCTACCATCTCCCGCTCTTCCCCATTCAAGTCAGCCTGACTGTCTCTTTGGTTCTGTGACTCAGTCTTCTCTATACTAAACTCCCTTTCCTCTCTGGTGTATGTACAGGTCCCCAGCTCCACTTCTGCATACTCAGTCACTACTACAGACTCTGTTTCCATCTCTTCACCATATAAGGCTGGGTCCATACAACCATCCATCAACTCTGATTGgatctctgtttctgtctttctaGTGGCCACCACCACTAccggagtgagagacagagaggagaagatgCAGTCGCCAGCAGCGGAGGAAGAAGTTGCTGATTGAGAGGTAAAAGGAGACAATTACAGTGAGatgttatttattttaataaactGCTGGGATATGAATAAAGGGGGAATGTTACAATCCTAAAAGCATTTCCTTGAATCATTCAAATGTAACAATTTGCATACCTCCTTTACTaattctggatttttgttttttttaagtggTTTACCATTGGTGTCCAAATATCCTAGTTCTCTATGATGTTGCAGTAGAGTCTTCAACTGCAGAGGCTGAGATAGAGAGTTGACACACTCTTCCAAGACAGAGGGTCCAGCATTGAGCCAAGACACTGTCTACGAGATGGGGAGCACACATTAATATAATATGCAATCAATCAAAATCGGTCCAGTTGTTCTTAAATAAAATATTCTAAATGCCCATTATCTTAAATAAAATGCTCCAAGATGTCTCATGTCTAATACATATACTGAGTAACCAATGCAATGTTTTGTGAAGAGTGCTGCAGTGAGATGAGATGTGTCAGCATGTTAATTCATCGTGGGCATTATGACATGAAAGAAAGATGCAGACATTCTTTATGCAAACATTCAAACAAGACAACTTTATTCACAAGCTCATGCTTGATAACGGAGGTCTGAGGAGTGGTCTAATGACGAGGTTCTGCCTGAGTACCTGTTTGAGGTCTGGTACTGGAAGGAGCTGCTCCAGCCTGGAGAGAAACTCCCACATTAATCCTTGCAGGGCAGAGTCATACTTGGGTCCATAGTCTACAGGAAACACTTCCTAATGGGAGAGATGAaaaagacaggggggggggggtcaattatTTGGCTGGCTACTTTTCACATAGAATTTTTCTTTCAAATATTAAATGTAGCCTAAGAACATGAAGCGGTAGGTTTATTATCAcaaaaaaacatagaaaatgtaGCCTAGATACTACTGGTTTCATCTGTTTTGTTATACCAATGTTGACGGACCATACAAATGTTCACACTTTggtgtttaaaaaaacatatactGACCTGGAAGAAATGTTCCCTCTCAACTGGGTCTTGGATAAGAGTTTGTACCAGTGCAAGGAAATTTGATTTAGAGGCTTCTGCTTCTGCACAACAAAACTGGGGAAATAACATCTTGAATAAATGTACTGTAATTCTGACAAGATCGAGTGAGAGAACATCATTACAGAGGATTGAGGAATATCTTAAGACTCACGTCTGGATCCCCCGGATGTGATCTTGCAGCGTGGATCCTGTCCAGATGGCTCTGAAGTCCTGCTGTCTGCTCCGTGCGGCACAACTCCAAAACCaactggggggaaaaaaacagattAATCCTACAAGAACACTGTTGGGTGAACAACTTGGCCTAACCTTTCTCTTCAAATATTCCATTACCTGTTGTTTCATGAATAAAATAGAATTCCTTGCAACTCATTACTAAATTAACCATGTTCTTTTCAAGTCACATGACAAATCTGGATATATAGATTTTGTGGTTTTCATTCCTGGTCCTTTTGGACAGTGAAAAATGTGTGCGTGTGGGCGCTACGACAGAGTCAAAGTTACTGCAAATAATCATCACCTCGGTCTCTCACCTTTGCTCGTAAGCCCAACATGAGCTGGGTTCTCTGTCTGAAACTGAGCAGCTCTGGAACCGTCTCTGTAGCAAATGTCACAAACTCTTCCAGCTTCCCGTATCCCATTATATCCCCTCGTTGGGCCACTTGCCACATCGCTGCAGAAAACAGCCGCAGCGGTGGGATGAACAGGCGCAGGGCAGGTAGAGGAAAAGATAACCCTATGAATGAACATATCGCAGGCAGTAAGCAGCTGCACTGACTGGGCTAAACAAGAGCACACATTGCTAGGCTATGACTAGAAAGAGGAAAACATTGATACTACTTGCTATAGCTAACTACGCATTGCATTTTAAATAGATTATGTCTGAATGCAGATCGCATAAAAGCGATCACAAATGGAAATATGCATCGATTTCATACAGTTACACCATAAGTAGCTAGCTACAGGGCTACAATTGGAAAGTTGGCTTGCTAGCTGGAACCCCTGCCTGCTCTGCTTCTGTCTGGTGGAAGCTCTCAATCAGTTCCCTGCGACAACTATAAACGTACCCGTATTCACCACCGGCTCCGTTAAATTCCTATAATCCATTATTATCAGTCACAGGGACGTCCTAAACTAAACCCAAGCAATCATTGATTCATTTGGCTGAAATATCTGTTTACCTGGAAGTtattcttttttttctcattttgcagGAAGTCGCTTAAAAAAACATTAGTTCCGGTTTATATTCGCCTTCAGAATAAAAGTTACGATCATGGGAAACGCTATATCACAGATTGAACAATGAGACAGGTACTGGATGTATAAATATGAAGCATCCGCTTGGCCTTTCCACTCGGAAGCCCACTGACGGGCaatgggagaagatggaacgagatggattttggcctaCATTCTCAACATTTTCTCAttaatgaaacatttgatctcaatacagttttctgttcccaaaactaaaatATGTTATGAATAGAGTGGTCTAAGTTTTGTCTAAGTTTTTTTAAAGCGCGTTATTTAGGAGTGAAAAgtcgaattgagttattgcacacgtgcatttcagagtaggcgttccctaacggataTATGCAGATGTTTGCTAGAACgggccaataggatctcgctctctcgtgcttggctctgcccacctccttgcttgttcttcCTACGAAAACTCATCTGTTCCCATTGGAAActacaggctgtggtctatcttggtttagttatacaaATCTCTGGCTATATCGTCTCTAGTAATCAGTGAATCATCTCACAGATGCTAATATAATGCAATAAACTCCTCTGATGTTGCCAAAAAAAGTGAATTtaattcaaatgacaaaatcaTATACAGCACGTTTCATACAATattaaaataaaggttaataaaagAAATGTAACCATACAAATAAAGAGTGCATTCTTAATGAAAAGTTCAGCTATCACAGAAAAAACAATACTTGAAGTATTGGACTGGATATACCCACTATGATAAGTAGCTTAAAGGAAAATTACACCCAAAAacgatctttaaaaaaaaatgtaattagtcCATTGATGATGTTTCGCTTGTCAGGAATCAAGATTTTAAGATATGTAACTtttaaagtgcattcggaaagtattcagagcccttgactttttccacattttatgttacaaCCTACACAATACCGAAGGTTACATATGTAACCACGGTTATGTGAGCTAtttggatcactccaatatattggtatCACTCCACGGCGGAGGGATACATCCGAGGTGAGGATTAACAGATTTACTCCTGTGTACACCTGTGTCACGGCTGGGGTCcgctcttatatatatatatatatatatatattcgaaCCCATGGCTGTGACATGCGTTCTCTACATCATTTTTTGAGGCGACTCTAGCACCGTAGAGGATTGGAGTGATCCAAATAGCTCACATAACCGTGGTTACATGCATAACTTTCGTTATATTTGACTATATTGGATCCCTCCAATATATTGGTATACCTGACCAGCCTGCGGCGAAATCCCAGTGCGGGACCGAGACGCAGGGGCCGTCAATGTGGAAGGGGAGGCCAGGACCGCTGAACCAACCGCAGAGGGAGGTGCCACATTTACCTGATAGTACTTAGCAAAACGTGCATGAGGACAAAGCAGACAAAGAGCTGGTCTGTTGTTCTAACTGACCGTGTCCCCTCCACATAGGCAGCCAGTGCCCTCACAGGGCACAACATGCCGGAGGGAGGCCCAGAATCCCCCGCCACTGCCGGGGGGTCGTAAGCAGACAGGATAAAAGTTATGTTCACATGCCTGTCTGATAGAACCTTCGGGAGGAATAAAGGGTTGGGGCGGTGAGATGTACTTCTCCCCCCTGGGTCCATCCAGTAGCACTCAGAACTTACTGAAAGAGCATGGAGCTCACCCACCCTCTTCATGGTAGTAATCGCTACCAAGAAGCCACCTTCATAGAGAGGTGTTTCAGGTAGGCAGACTCCAACGGTTTGAAAGGCAGAATTGGATGAGTGCCAAGACCACATCCAGATCGCAGCTCGCCATTGAGCGGGTCCGTGCTGGACGCAGGcgatctaaaggactctcaaaccatgagaaacaagattttctggtctgatgaaaccaagattgaactctttggcctgaatcccaagcgtcacgcctggaaaaaacctagcaccatccctacagtgaagcatggtggcagcatcatgctgttgggatgtttttcagcagcagggactgggagactagtcaggatcaaggaaaaTATGtttagagcaaagtacagagagatccttgatgaaaacctgctcaggaccgcagactgggaaaggttcaccttccaacaggacaacgaccctaagcacacagccaagacaatgcaggagtgggttCGGGATAAGtttctgaaagtccttgagtggtccagccagaacccagacttgAACCAGATACATCATTTTTGGAGtatcctgaaaatagctgtggagcgactctccacatccaacctgacagagcttgagaggatctgcagagaagaacgggagaaactccccaaatacaggtgtgtcaagcttgtagcgtcatacccaagaagactcgaggctgtaatcactgctaaaggtgcttcaacaaagtactgagtacagggtctgaatacttatgtaaatatgatatcgttttttttttttttatatatatatatttgcaaacatttctaaaaaactgttttttgctttgtcattatggggtattgtgtttagattagagggggaaaaacattttttttaaataaagctgtaatgtaacaaaatgtcaaggggtctaaatacttttcaaatgcactgtacgtcaacaatggactaatgaaacaaataccaaaatatatgtttttgggTGGATTTGTCCATCAAGTAAATTCAGTTGCCCATTGGTCATTTAGATTCTCTTTACAAATGACTTACAATCAATACTTGCAGCCGACTCTACACAACATTTTAGATGATCTATTCAAAATATCCACTTAACTAATCTGACGGACCTAGTTATTAAATCTATCcaaaagaaaaataaaaaaaaacattcaacaaCTGATATGCAAATGTACAACAGTAACTCAATTTTCattgagggagtgagtgagttgGTGAGCCTTGAGGCATCGAATTTGGGTGAAAGATTCCCCACATTCCCCACATACATGCTTCTCTGTATGGGTTTTCTGGTGCCTTTTCATATGATGAGAAAATCTGAAACGTTTGTCACAAACGCTGCATGAaaatggcttctctcctgtgtgaagtCGTTGGTGTGATTTCAGGTAACCTGACTGGATGAAGGACTTTCCACAGTCTTGACATTTGTATGGTCTCTCACCAGTATGGTATCTTTCATGCAACCTCCTTTCATTTGCTGTGATGAAGGTTTTTTCGCAATAGGAGCATGGAAATGGTCTTTCTCCTGTGTGAGTGAGTTCGTGTCTTTTTAATGACACTGCTTTGTAAAACTGCTTTCCACAGACTGTACAGGTAAATCTCACCCCCTCGTGAACTTGATCAATGTGTGTATTCAGCTGAATCTTTGTCCGATAAGTCATGTCACACTGCGAACAAGAAAAGGGTTTCTCCTCTGAGTGAGTCCCCATATGCACCGACAGTTCAGAAGCGGCCCTGTAGCTCTTTCCACATTGCCAGCACAGGAacggcttttctcctgtgtgctTCCTACTGTGTATTGTTAGAGAATTGGCTGTTCTGAATTTTTCTGGACAAACAGAACACTGGTACAGGTACTCTCCCGAGTGAACCCTCTCATGGATGACAAGGTACGATAACTGAGTGAAGGTTTTCTCACATTGAGAGCAGGGGTATGGTCCTGTGAATTTATGTTGATGCAGATAATGTTCTCTCAGACGCCCCAACAGGGTAAAGGTCTTCTCACACATGGTACACTGGATTTCTTTGTGCATCAGCTTGTGTCTGTCAAAGGCAATGGAGTTTGGGTATATCCTTCCACAATCAGAGCAATAGAATGGATTGTGAATTCGTTTGTGTGTTCTTAGGGAGGATGAGCCTTTGAATTCCTTGTCGCATTCATCACATTTGAATACCACCTTTCTTTCTTCCTCCTTGCATTCTGCCCTTGTGTCATCAGTGGCTAGCAgttcaccagcctcctctggagtAGCATCCTCTTGTTGCTGGTCCACCAACTTAGATGCTTCTTCTTGGTTCACCTTCAGACAGATATCCCTCTGGTGTTTCTTTAAACCATGCATGTACTTGAAGCGCTGTTCACAATTGCCACATTGATAAGGACGCTCATCTGAATGGGATCTCATATGAATAGCCATTCCTGAAGCACGGTTAAAAATCTTCCCACACACAGTGCATGGTTTGGGTTCTTTGAGAGTCGGCACTGAAGTAGCAGCTGTGATGAGGGTCCCAGTGTCGTTTTCCTTGGTAGTGAGAGGACTGCTGCAACCTTCGGTTTTAACTTCCGCTTGTTGCTGGTCCACACTCTGACCCAAGTCTTCTAGGATGCCCTCGTGGCCAAGGATTTCCTGATGTTTCTTCAAGGTATCTTTGTACTTAAAACTTCTCTCACAAATAGCACAATGAAAGGGACGCTCCTTTGAGTGAGATTTCAAGTGCCTTTCCATGTCTGAGGTACGAGTCAAAATCCTACCACAGACACAACAGGTTTTTGAGTCGGACAGCCCTTTGTGAGATGGTTGCGGGTTTTCATCAGTGCCAAGAGACCCAGTGCTACCCATTGATTGGGATTCATCTTTCTCTGGCTGCGGTTTCCCCTTCTGTTGTGACAAGTTTTGACCAACCTGACCTAAATCTTCCTGGTTCACTTTCTTACACAAAtctctctggtgcctcttcaaatCATATGAATACTTGAATCTCTTATCACAATTTACACACCAAAATGGATGCTCTTTTGAGTGGGATCTCATGTGCCTGGCCATGTCTGAAGTACGAGTGAAAAACCTCCTACACAAAGAGCATGTTTTGGTGTCCAGAGGTCTTTTCTGTGTTAGCCCTGATGGAGAGAGCGTCTTAAGGGGTGATGTGTTCGGAGATTTGCTAGTTGAGGGTTGTGGGATCTCTTCTTTATTTTCCCAATCAACCAAAGTTGAGAGGTTATTTTCACAAACTCCTTGCTGGTGTCTCTTCAGATCATAAAGATCCTTGAAGCCTATTGCACATTTGAGGCACTTAAACCTATGATCATGATCTTGAGTGTGGCTTCGCTGGTGCCTTCTAAAGGACGTGGCACGAGCAAAAGTCCTCCCACAGTCGGGGCATGTCTTCCTGAACGGGCCTCTTTTGCATGACTTCCTCAGGGAGGTGTGCACCTTGGAGGAGGATGGCTGTTGGATTGCCCGCTCGGAAGAATCCGTTTTACATGGTTTTTGTACTTTTGACCGTATTTTCTTGATCTGCAGCCTCTTGCTTTGTTTTGAGGTTTGAACATGAATTCCGGTGACAGCTTGATTGTCCGTTTCCACACTTACAGGCTTCCTATTCATAGCAAGCTCCTTCTCAGTAAATGCGTCTctttgatcttcatctggtgcAAGTAGTCCTCCATTTTTCTCTATTGTACCCTCCACCAACCCTTTTCCTTCCACTCTAGCCAAACATTCTGATTGTGAATCTACTTCTGTGGCAGTCACCACACGTAcatgtggagggagagacagagaggagaggatgtagtCACCAAAGGATGATGGAGTTTCTTTTTGTGCAAGGGGGAGACAAAAGACAGGTTGAACTGAATTAATATATTTTCTGCAACAGTGTTTGACCAACGTCATACATGTCAACTACATTTCCACAATCTTATataattgttatttatttatttaatttcagtttCATATTCCATTTGGTGCCCAACCCATGACTTACAAGACACTATTCATCAAGCACTTGTgcaaaaaaacacaacaacaaaatgaCATTTTACACAATTCATATTTGCATCATGTACAACTAGCTTATACTTCAAATATTTGCAATTTTGGCACAGCCAAtccaagcaacaacaaaaaaaagtgtttttttgtcacatacaccagataggtgtagtgaaatgtgttgttttacatggtCAGCCATAGTAATACAGCACCCCTGGAGAAAATGAgggttgagtgccttgctcaagtgcaaagacagattttcaccttgtcggctcagatATTTGAACCAGGaacctctcggttactggcccaacgctctaggctacctgctatgGATCCTCTGAGTCTGTACGATACTCACCGATGGAATCCAAATGTCCACGTTTTCTGTGGTACTGGAGCAGGGTCCTCAATTGTTTGGGGTCAGGTACAAACTGTACACATTTCTCCAGGGCAGAGGGGACAGCATTTAACAAGGAGGCAGTCttgagagagaggagcatggtTTCAAAGCATTAACAACTGCATACTCATGTCCAACACAGTTTTTTAAACATgaaaatattattgattattactTGGTATTCTTTACTTCTATTTCCCCAAGCTGATTAGATTAAGGTGTTATTCATTCTTATTACCTGTTCAAGGTCTGGTATGGGAAGTAACTTCTCAAGTCTGGAAAGGAATTCTAACATCAGCATCTGTATTGCAGTGTCATACTTGGGCCCAAATTCCACAGGGAAGACGTCCTAGGAGAGAATAAATTAATGTAATAATTAATGTCAATAATTAGCCTAGTATTTGCCTTTTGTAACCTAGACCAGCAAACTTTTTGGCTCAAGGGCCACATCGGGGTTTCAAAATTCCGAGGGCCACACAGCTTTTGTTAGTCAAGATAAGGGCAGTTATCTGAAATTATATAGGTCCATTATTATTTCTAcatactttctatttggtttcatGTGTTAAAATGTAGCCTGGAGttatttttttatccaaaataATCATGGGACTGGATAGGGAAGTCAAGCAGAAAGAGGTGGTCACTT from Oncorhynchus mykiss isolate Arlee chromosome 15, USDA_OmykA_1.1, whole genome shotgun sequence includes these protein-coding regions:
- the LOC110490800 gene encoding zinc finger protein 14-like isoform X6: MWQVVQRGDVQDYGMLEEFVTTVTDIVPELLSCSQRAQLILGLRARMVLELCRTEQTADQDIQQHLARIRSLISTGEAESGDAEVELSESKFVELVESLLKDPSERENFYQDVFPVEFGPKYDTAIQMLMLEFLSRLEKLLPIPDLEQTASLLNAVPSALEKCVQFVPDPKQLRTLLQYHRKRGHLDSIETPSSFGDYILSSLSLPPHVRVVTATEVDSQSECLARVEGKGLVEGTIEKNGGLLAPDEDQRDAFTEKELAMNRKPVSVETDNQAVTGIHVQTSKQSKRLQIKKIRSKVQKPCKTDSSERAIQQPSSSKVHTSLRKSCKRGPFRKTCPDCGRTFARATSFRRHQRSHTQDHDHRFKCLKCAIGFKDLYDLKRHQQGVCENNLSTLVDWENKEEIPQPSTSKSPNTSPLKTLSPSGLTQKRPLDTKTCSLCRRFFTRTSDMARHMRSHSKEHPFWCVNCDKRFKYSYDLKRHQRDLCKKVNQEDLGQVGQNLSQQKGKPQPEKDESQSMGSTGSLGTDENPQPSHKGLSDSKTCCVCGRILTRTSDMERHLKSHSKERPFHCAICERSFKYKDTLKKHQEILGHEGILEDLGQSVDQQQAEVKTEGCSSPLTTKENDTGTLITAATSVPTLKEPKPCTVCGKIFNRASGMAIHMRSHSDERPYQCGNCEQRFKYMHGLKKHQRDICLKVNQEEASKLVDQQQEDATPEEAGELLATDDTRAECKEEERKVVFKCDECDKEFKGSSSLRTHKRIHNPFYCSDCGRIYPNSIAFDRHKLMHKEIQCTMCEKTFTLLGRLREHYLHQHKFTGPYPCSQCEKTFTQLSYLVIHERVHSGEYLYQCSVCPEKFRTANSLTIHSRKHTGEKPFLCWQCGKSYRAASELSVHMGTHSEEKPFSCSQCDMTYRTKIQLNTHIDQVHEGVRFTCTVCGKQFYKAVSLKRHELTHTGERPFPCSYCEKTFITANERRLHERYHTGERPYKCQDCGKSFIQSGYLKSHQRLHTGEKPFSCSVCDKRFRFSHHMKRHQKTHTEKHVCGECGESFTQIRCLKAHQLTHSLNEN
- the LOC110490800 gene encoding zinc finger protein 14-like isoform X3; the encoded protein is MPDSGIYTLAGPPLLLPSLRLFIPPLRLVSAAMWQVVQRGDVQDYGMLEEFVTTVTDIVPELLSCSQRAQLILGLRARMVLELCRTEQTADQDIQQHLARIRSLISTGEAESGDAEVELSESKFVELVESLLKDPSERENFYQDVFPVEFGPKYDTAIQMLMLEFLSRLEKLLPIPDLEQTASLLNAVPSALEKCVQFVPDPKQLRTLLQYHRKRGHLDSIETPSSFGDYILSSLSLPPHVRVVTATEVDSQSECLARVEGKGLVEGTIEKNGGLLAPDEDQRDAFTEKELAMNRKPVSVETDNQAVTGIHVQTSKQSKRLQIKKIRSKVQKPCKTDSSERAIQQPSSSKVHTSLRKSCKRGPFRKTCPDCGRTFARATSFRRHQRSHTQDHDHRFKCLKCAIGFKDLYDLKRHQQGVCENNLSTLVDWENKEEIPQPSTSKSPNTSPLKTLSPSGLTQKRPLDTKTCSLCRRFFTRTSDMARHMRSHSKEHPFWCVNCDKRFKYSYDLKRHQRDLCKKVNQEDLGQVGQNLSQQKGKPQPEKDESQSMGSTGSLGTDENPQPSHKGLSDSKTCCVCGRILTRTSDMERHLKSHSKERPFHCAICERSFKYKDTLKKHQEILGHEGILEDLGQSVDQQQAEVKTEGCSSPLTTKENDTGTLITAATSVPTLKEPKPCTVCGKIFNRASGMAIHMRSHSDERPYQCGNCEQRFKYMHGLKKHQRDICLKVNQEEASKLVDQQQEDATPEEAGELLATDDTRAECKEEERKVVFKCDECDKEFKGSSSLRTHKRIHNPFYCSDCGRIYPNSIAFDRHKLMHKEIQCTMCEKTFTLLGRLREHYLHQHKFTGPYPCSQCEKTFTQLSYLVIHERVHSGEYLYQCSVCPEKFRTANSLTIHSRKHTGEKPFLCWQCGKSYRAASELSVHMGTHSEEKPFSCSQCDMTYRTKIQLNTHIDQVHEGVRFTCTVCGKQFYKAVSLKRHELTHTGERPFPCSYCEKTFITANERRLHERYHTGERPYKCQDCGKSFIQSGYLKSHQRLHTGEKPFSCSVCDKRFRFSHHMKRHQKTHTEKHVCGECGESFTQIRCLKAHQLTHSLNEN